Proteins encoded within one genomic window of uncultured Fretibacterium sp.:
- the rplI gene encoding 50S ribosomal protein L9 — MQVILKADVNKVGRAGELLTVSDGYARNFLLPRGLADEATAGKIADLKERQKHQRAKEDKLRQEAEAARQTLQGRTVRIEATAGENGKLFGSITAAQIAEALEAQHGVAVDKRDIKMAEPVKQSGTHPFTLKLYSGVAAEMVLSVTVRGA, encoded by the coding sequence ATGCAGGTTATCTTGAAGGCGGATGTGAACAAAGTGGGCCGTGCAGGCGAGCTTTTGACCGTGAGCGACGGATATGCCCGGAACTTTCTGCTGCCCCGCGGCCTTGCCGACGAGGCCACGGCCGGGAAGATTGCGGACCTCAAGGAGCGACAGAAGCATCAGAGGGCAAAGGAGGACAAGCTGCGTCAGGAGGCCGAGGCGGCCCGCCAGACGCTCCAGGGCAGGACCGTCCGCATCGAGGCGACGGCGGGGGAGAACGGGAAGCTCTTCGGCAGCATCACGGCGGCGCAAATAGCCGAGGCCCTGGAGGCCCAGCATGGCGTCGCGGTGGACAAGCGCGACATAAAGATGGCTGAGCCCGTCAAGCAGTCGGGAACCCACCCCTTTACCTTGAAGCTGTACTCCGGTGTGGCTGCGGAGATGGTGCTGTCCGTGACGGTTCGGGGCGCCTGA